The Deltaproteobacteria bacterium DNA segment CGCCGCCGACGGCCTGCGCGCGGCGTCGCGCGACGCGCGCACCGTCGCCCGGGTCGGCGCGCCGTGGGCCACCGGCGCAGCCGGGCTGGTGCGCGCGGGCATCGCGTACGTGCGCGGCGACCTCGACGCGGCCGTACGCCAGCTGACCGGCGCGATCGCCGATCTCGATGCCGCGGACACGCTGCTGTTCGCGCACCTCGCGCGCCGCCGGCTCGGCGAACTCGTCGGCGGCGACGCCGGGCGCGCCGAGATCGCGCGCGCGGACGCATGGCTCGCGCGCCACCGCGTCGCCGACGCCGGCGGGATGGCGCGCGCGCTGGTGCCGGGGATCTGCGCGTAGCCGCGGCGCGGGCGCCGCCGGCGGGGCCCGCGCCGGCTGCTTGCGCGCCGCCGGCGGGCGCGCCACATTGGCCGCGTGCGCTACGAAGGTCGCATCTTCCGGCCGCCGAGCGAGGCTGACGCCTACATCTTGCAGGCGACGATCGGTTGCTCATGGAACAATTGCACCTACTGCGACATGTACCGCGACAAGGCGTTCCGCGTGCGCGACCTCGACGAGGTGCTCACGGACGTGCGGGCGGCCAAACTCGCCTACGGGCCGGACGTGGAAAAGGTGTTCGTCGCCGACGGCGACGCGCTGGTCATGGACGTGGACCATTGGGAGACGATCCTGGCCGCGTGCCGCGACGCGTTTCCGCGGCTGCGCCGGGTGAGCGCCTACGCCACCGCGATGAACCTGCTCGACAAGTCGGTCGACGACCTGGTGCGCCTGCGCGCCGCCGGACTGTCGCTGCTGTACATCGGGCCGGAGTCGGGCGACGACGCCACGCTCAAGCGCATCGCCAAAGGGGCGACGTTCGCCGACCACGTCGAAGCGGCGCGGCGCGCACGGGCCGCGGGCATCGACCTGTCGGCGATTTTCTTGCTCGGCATCGCAGGCGTCGAACGGTCGGCCGAGCACGCGGCTGAGTCGGCGCGCCTCGCGAGCGAGATGGACCCCGCCTACGTGTCGTTGCTCACGCTGACGGTCGTGCCGGACACGCCGATCGCCAAACTGGCGCGGTCGGGGCGATTCGAGCTGCCGTCGGTGCGGCAGATGCTCGCGGAGCTGCGCACGTTCGTCGCGGAGGCGCGCCCGACGGACGCGGTATTCCGCACCAACCACGCGTCGAACTACCTGCCGCTGGCCGGCAACTTGCCGCGCGACCGGGACCGCATCGTCGCGGTGGTCGACCGCGCGCTGGCGGGCGACGTGCCGCTGCGCCCGGAGTGGGCGCGCGGTCTGTAACCGGGTGACGCGCGCAATGGGGGGCGATCCGCGCGCGCGGTGGGACGAGCGGCATGCGGCCGCGCGGCTGCGCGCGCCCGACCCGCTGCTGCTCGAGGCGGTCGACGGCGTCCCGCCCGGGCGCGCGCTCGACGTCGCGTGCGGCCTGGGCCGCCACGCGCTCGCGTTGGCCGCGCGCGGCTGGCGCGTGACGGCCGTGGACGTGTCCCCCGTGGCCGTGGAGCGCCTGCGCGCCGAGGCGGCCCGCCGCGGGCTCGCACGCCGCATCGACGCCGCGGTCGTCGACCTCGAGGCGGAGGCAGCGGCCGCCGTGCTGCCGCCGGGGCCGTTCGACCTCGTCGCGGTGCTGTATTTCGCGTGCCGGCCGCTGTGGCCGGCGCTCTGCGACGCCGTCCGGCCCGGCGGCCGCGTCGTCACCGCGGCGCACGTCGCGCCGCCCGGCGATCGGCCGCACCGCTACGCGCTCGCGCCGGGCGAGCTGGCCGCGCCGCTGCGGGCGCGCGGGTGGCGCATCGTGTGCGACCGCCTCGTCGCCGGCCGACACCGCGATCGGCCGGCGCAGGTCGCGCAGGTGATCGCGATTCGGCCGCCCGGCGCCCCGTAGCGGGCACGGGCCGGGCATCGTGCGCGGACACCCGCAGCCGGCCGGCGGCGTCAGATCGTCTCGTCGGTCGGCCCCGGCGGTTCGGGCGCAGCCGGGCCGCCGGGCTCGAATCGCTCGCCGGTCCACTGCCCGGACCGATCCCCCTTGTCGGTCCACCACTGGCCGTCGA contains these protein-coding regions:
- a CDS encoding radical SAM protein yields the protein MRYEGRIFRPPSEADAYILQATIGCSWNNCTYCDMYRDKAFRVRDLDEVLTDVRAAKLAYGPDVEKVFVADGDALVMDVDHWETILAACRDAFPRLRRVSAYATAMNLLDKSVDDLVRLRAAGLSLLYIGPESGDDATLKRIAKGATFADHVEAARRARAAGIDLSAIFLLGIAGVERSAEHAAESARLASEMDPAYVSLLTLTVVPDTPIAKLARSGRFELPSVRQMLAELRTFVAEARPTDAVFRTNHASNYLPLAGNLPRDRDRIVAVVDRALAGDVPLRPEWARGL
- a CDS encoding methyltransferase domain-containing protein, whose product is MGGDPRARWDERHAAARLRAPDPLLLEAVDGVPPGRALDVACGLGRHALALAARGWRVTAVDVSPVAVERLRAEAARRGLARRIDAAVVDLEAEAAAAVLPPGPFDLVAVLYFACRPLWPALCDAVRPGGRVVTAAHVAPPGDRPHRYALAPGELAAPLRARGWRIVCDRLVAGRHRDRPAQVAQVIAIRPPGAP